Within the Pseudarthrobacter sp. W1I19 genome, the region GGAAAGTTCGTCCTTCCGGGGCTCATCGACTGCCACGTCCACGTGGTCGCCTCCAGTGCCGACTTCCGGTCGCTGACCTACACGCCGGCGTCGTACGTATACGCGCAGACGGCCCGGATCATGGGCGGGATGCTGCGCCGCGGCTTCACCACCGTCCGGGATCTCTCCGGCGCGGACTTCGGCCTGGCGATGGCACAGCAGGAAGGCCTGTTGGAAGGCCCGAAGATCCACTTCTGCGGGCACGCGTTGAGCCAGACCGGCGGCCACGGCGACATGCGCCTGCCCGGTGAAGACCACGATCCGAACGGGCGGGGATGCTGCGGCATCGGCCGCGTCGCCGACGGGGTGGACGCCGTGCGTGCCGCCGCACGCGATGAAATCCGCAAGGGCGCACATCACATCAAGATCATGGCCTCCGGCGGAGTCTCGTCCCCCACGGACCGCATCGACTCCACCCAGTACTCGATGGAGGAGATGCGTGCAGCCGTGGAGGAGGCGGAGGCAGCGAACCGCTACGTCGCCGCCCACGCCTACACGGCCCGTGCCATCAACCGCGCCCTGGAGGCCGGCGTTCGTTCCATCGAGCACGGCAACCTGCTCGACGACGAGAGCCTCCGCCTGTTCCTCGAGAAGGACGCCTTCCTGGTGCCCACCCTGGTGACGTACTGGGCGCTCAAGGAGGAGGGCAGGAGTTTCGGCCTCACCGAAGAGATGTGGGCCAAGGTGGACTCCGTCCTCAACAGCGGCCTCGAAGCGATCGGCCGGGCGCACGAAGCGGGGGTCAAGATGGCGTTCGGAACCGACCTGCTCGGCGGCATGCACCGCCACCAGAACGAACAGTTCCGGTTGCTGGGCAAGGTCCAGCCGACCATCGATGCCATCCGTTCGGCCACCACGACGGCGG harbors:
- a CDS encoding amidohydrolase family protein gives rise to the protein MSTTPNTQAPPEETAGSGALVVRNASVLDVDAGTYSIADVVSMDGKVSHVGPDADAPSGARVIDGTGKFVLPGLIDCHVHVVASSADFRSLTYTPASYVYAQTARIMGGMLRRGFTTVRDLSGADFGLAMAQQEGLLEGPKIHFCGHALSQTGGHGDMRLPGEDHDPNGRGCCGIGRVADGVDAVRAAARDEIRKGAHHIKIMASGGVSSPTDRIDSTQYSMEEMRAAVEEAEAANRYVAAHAYTARAINRALEAGVRSIEHGNLLDDESLRLFLEKDAFLVPTLVTYWALKEEGRSFGLTEEMWAKVDSVLNSGLEAIGRAHEAGVKMAFGTDLLGGMHRHQNEQFRLLGKVQPTIDAIRSATTTAARLLEREGQLGVVAAGADADMLVLSADPLADISVLADIADHLDVLVQNGKVVGP